A genomic stretch from Helianthus annuus cultivar XRQ/B chromosome 1, HanXRQr2.0-SUNRISE, whole genome shotgun sequence includes:
- the LOC110881525 gene encoding serine/threonine-protein kinase PCRK1 produces the protein MVFHCRCFSFLFVEVQDIEDETRTQTKSTATDTFYTAPSDPTRSVPSLAHKPSNLRVFTIAELKAATKNFSTMIGEGGFGTVYKGLIKKLDHPVDEIHVAVKLAKGLLQGQKEWETEINVLGVIEHPNLAKLIGYCAEDTELGTQLFLVYEYMVNGTVRDHLSAKSETPLSWNTRLKVAQDAARGLTFLHEEMDFQIILRDFKSSNILLDNQWNAKLSDFGVARLGPQEGFTHISTKFVGTMGYAAPEYLSVGRLTSKSDVWSYGVFLYELITGRRPLDKNRPQNEQKLLEWMKPYLGSKRFQRIIDPRLEGNYPLKSVQKLSFIANCCLCRDPKSRPKMSEVLEMVNQLIEAPSQAVNPVIKTVNDSKKDSRFPSCLSCFRSVS, from the exons ATGGTCTTCCATTGCCGATGTTTCTCTTTCTTGTTCGTTGAAGTCCAAGACATCGAAGATGAAACCAGAACCCAAACAAAATCAACTGCCACTGATACCTTTTACACTGCTCCCTCGGATCCTACCCGATCCGTACCCAGTTTGGCCCACAAACCCAGCAATCTGAGGGTTTTTACAATCGCCGAGTTGAAAGCAGCCACTAAAAACTTTTCAACGATGATCGGTGAGGGTGGTTTTGGGACTGTTTATAAGGGCCTGATTAAGAAGTTGGATCATCCTGTTGATGAAATTCATGTGGCTGTAAAGCTCGCCAAAGGATTATTGCAG GGGCAGAAAGAGTGGGAAACAGAGATTAATGTTCTTGGGGTGATTGAGCATCCAAATCTTGCCAAACTAATCGGTTACTGTGCGGAAGATACTGAACTTGGTACACAACTGTTTTTAGTGTATGAATATATGGTAAACGGAACCGTGCGAGATCATTTATCTGCAAAATCCGAAACACCACTCTCCTGGAACACGAGACTGAAAGTGGCCCAAGATGCTGCTCGCGGTTTGACATTTTTACATGAAGAAATGGATTTTCAG ATTATTTTACGGGATTTCAAATCTTCCAACATTCTTCTAGACAATCAATGGAACGCTAAGCTTTCGGATTTTGGGGTGGCTCGGTTAGGTCCTCAAGAAGGATTCACTCATATCTCGACAAAG TTTGTAGGAACCATGGGATATGCAGCTCCCGAGTATCTTTCAGTAGGGCGCCTCACATCCAAGAGTGACGTATGGAGCTACGGCGTGTTCCTATATGAACTTATCACGGGTAGGCGCCCATTGGATAAAAACCGGCCTCAGAACGAGCAGAAGCTTCTAGAATGGATGAAACCTTACCTAGGATCAAAAAGATTCCAGAGAATCATCGATCCAAGACTTGAGGGTAACTACCCACTAAAGTCGGTCCAAAAGTTGTCGTTTATAGCCAATTGTTGTTTGTGTAGAGACCCGAAATCACGACCAAAGATGAGTGAGGTGCTAGAAATGGTTAACCAACTCATTGAGGCTCCATCACAAGCGGTAAATCCTGTTATAAAAACTGTTAATGACAGCAAAAAAGACTCGAGATTTCCTTCATGCCTTTCTTGTTTTAGAAGTGTATCGTAG